In Borrelia hispanica CRI, the sequence CTACTTTCTGGTCCAATGTCATGTACTTTAGAATAATCTAAATACATAAATCCAATTGGTAATTCATTATTTACTTCTACATCTAAATCAAAAAACTGATCGGCTGTCTTTACTAAAATGTATCCAACACCATTAAATCGACAACTAATAATGCATTGTAATAATGCTGCTTTTAATTCTATTTTTAAACTACCCAAAGCATCATCAACATCTAATGATGTGCTTGATACACTGTCTAATGTTATTCCGTTCTTTAAACAATCTTTCGCTACATTATCTATGTAGTTCCTAAAAA encodes:
- a CDS encoding anti-CBASS protein Acb1 family protein, producing MKLNFRLNVRDLYKYSIFFRNYIDNVAKDCLKNGITLDSVSSTSLDVDDALGSLKIELKAALLQCIISCRFNGVGYILVKTADQFFDLDVEVNNELPIGFMYLDYSKVHDIGPES